A single Providencia manganoxydans DNA region contains:
- the fadJ gene encoding fatty acid oxidation complex subunit alpha FadJ: protein MTDYSPREMQGEIAKGAFRLEVHSQTVGVIYIDVPNEKVNTLKAEFAQQFLSILQQAQSTSGLKGLVITSGKKDSFIAGADISMIANCTSKEEASELSREGHILFDKLENYPLPIIAAIHGACLGGGLELALACHARVCSNDDKTRLGLPEVQLGLLPGSGGTQRLPKLVGIPSALDMMLTGKQLRAKQAQKIGLVDDVVPETILLDVAIQMAKKGKIQRAPIHWQQRLLSSRLLRNKVFSTAKQTVMRKTKGHYPAPEKIIQVVRTGVEKGAKAGYDAEAKAFGELVMTPQSAALRSLFFATTSLKNETGSAAVPAKFKQIGVLGGGLMGGGIAYVTAMRGDLAVRIKDINESGVAQALRYSWDRLTQRVNKRRMPARERDAVMAKISGTLDYQGFEHTDIVVEAVFEDLALKQKMVAEIQDVTKGHAIFASNTSSLPINQIAEKAKHPEKVIGLHYFSPVDKMPLVEVIPHQQTDAQTIATAVALAKKQGKTAIVVGDDAGFYVNRILAPYLCEAAECLMHGESIEHIDSALVDFGFPVGPFNLLDEVGIDVGTKILPILVERFGERFMAPELLDKVNKDGRKGKKNGKGFYLYEHQASSKLFFWKKAHKRQVDKSLYSLVGIHPQNHLSKIDIAERCVLLMLNEAVRCLDEKIIQNARDGDIGAVFGIGFPPFFGGPFRYMDSLGIQKTVDTMNNLAEKYDEKFRPCDRLCQMAQNNEQFFSE from the coding sequence ATGACTGATTATTCTCCGCGAGAAATGCAAGGTGAAATCGCTAAGGGGGCATTTCGTCTTGAAGTTCATTCGCAAACTGTAGGGGTGATTTATATTGATGTCCCTAACGAAAAAGTGAACACCTTAAAGGCTGAATTTGCCCAGCAATTCCTTTCCATATTACAGCAGGCACAATCAACATCAGGCTTGAAAGGGCTGGTGATCACCTCTGGGAAGAAAGACAGCTTTATTGCTGGTGCTGATATTAGCATGATTGCTAATTGCACGAGTAAAGAAGAAGCCAGTGAACTTTCAAGAGAAGGTCATATTTTATTTGATAAATTAGAAAATTATCCATTGCCTATCATTGCTGCTATTCATGGGGCTTGCTTAGGAGGGGGCTTAGAGCTGGCATTAGCTTGCCACGCACGCGTTTGCTCGAATGATGATAAAACACGACTAGGTCTACCTGAAGTACAACTTGGGTTACTTCCAGGATCTGGTGGAACACAGCGGTTACCTAAATTAGTGGGTATTCCTAGTGCATTAGATATGATGCTGACAGGTAAGCAGTTACGCGCTAAGCAAGCTCAAAAAATCGGACTAGTGGATGATGTCGTACCTGAAACTATTTTGCTGGATGTTGCTATTCAAATGGCAAAGAAAGGTAAAATTCAGCGAGCTCCTATCCATTGGCAGCAAAGGTTGTTAAGCAGTAGATTATTACGCAATAAAGTATTTTCAACGGCTAAACAGACGGTGATGCGTAAAACCAAAGGGCACTATCCAGCACCTGAGAAGATAATTCAAGTTGTGAGAACAGGGGTCGAAAAAGGGGCTAAAGCGGGATATGATGCGGAAGCAAAAGCCTTTGGTGAGCTAGTGATGACTCCACAATCGGCAGCATTGCGCAGCCTCTTTTTTGCGACAACTTCATTAAAAAATGAAACGGGTTCAGCAGCGGTTCCTGCTAAATTTAAACAGATAGGTGTGTTAGGTGGTGGTTTGATGGGCGGAGGGATCGCTTATGTTACTGCAATGCGAGGTGATCTTGCTGTTCGTATCAAAGACATTAATGAGAGCGGTGTAGCGCAAGCACTGCGTTATAGCTGGGATCGGCTAACTCAGCGCGTGAATAAAAGGCGAATGCCTGCTCGTGAACGTGATGCAGTCATGGCGAAAATATCAGGTACTCTTGATTATCAAGGTTTTGAGCATACTGATATCGTTGTTGAGGCGGTATTTGAAGATCTCGCATTAAAGCAAAAAATGGTTGCGGAGATCCAAGATGTGACTAAAGGCCATGCTATTTTTGCTTCAAATACATCATCATTACCTATTAATCAGATTGCAGAAAAAGCCAAACACCCCGAAAAAGTGATTGGATTACATTATTTTAGCCCTGTAGATAAAATGCCTTTAGTGGAGGTGATCCCTCATCAGCAGACAGATGCTCAAACTATTGCAACGGCGGTCGCTTTAGCTAAAAAGCAGGGTAAAACAGCAATAGTCGTTGGTGATGACGCGGGGTTCTATGTTAACCGCATTTTAGCGCCTTATCTATGTGAAGCGGCTGAGTGTTTAATGCATGGCGAGTCAATTGAACATATTGATAGCGCGTTAGTCGATTTTGGGTTTCCTGTAGGGCCATTCAATCTGTTAGACGAAGTGGGTATTGATGTAGGGACAAAAATTCTTCCTATACTCGTCGAGCGTTTTGGAGAGCGTTTTATGGCTCCTGAACTTTTAGATAAAGTGAATAAAGATGGTCGTAAAGGTAAGAAAAATGGTAAAGGTTTTTATTTGTATGAGCATCAAGCGTCATCTAAGTTATTCTTTTGGAAAAAGGCTCATAAGCGCCAAGTTGATAAGAGCCTTTATTCATTAGTGGGTATTCATCCACAAAATCATTTAAGCAAAATTGATATTGCAGAACGTTGTGTGCTGTTAATGTTGAATGAAGCGGTACGATGTTTAGATGAAAAAATTATTCAAAATGCACGTGATGGAGATATCGGTGCTGTATTTGGAATTGGCTTTCCGCCATTCTTTGGTGGTCCTTTCCGCTATATGGATAGCTTGGGTATTCAAAAAACAGTTGATACGATGAATAACTTAGCTGAAAAATATGATGAAAAATTCAGACCTTGCGATCGATTGTGTCAAATGGCACAAAATAATGAGCAATTCTTCTCTGAGTAG